The following are from one region of the Rosistilla carotiformis genome:
- a CDS encoding inositol monophosphatase family protein — translation MNDNYLKVARLAAAAGAEVLLSYQGRFSVREKAPRDLVTEADVAAQQAIQKILLSNFPDHGFVGEEEGHDQVSAEMLADPKHPPIWIVDPLDGTVNYVHQLQSFAVSIAMYHAGELQIGIVHDPVTREIFWAQRGAGAFLNDCPIQCSQTDRLDQALLACSFSAGTQHDSAELGRFAAALDGAQSVRRLGSAALNLCYVAAGRLDGYWATCVKPWDVAAGALIVTEAGGQIRALSGDRFDPWNPRFAATATEPLNDQLLRCIA, via the coding sequence ATGAACGACAACTATTTGAAAGTGGCACGTCTGGCAGCGGCTGCCGGCGCCGAGGTGCTGCTTTCCTATCAAGGACGGTTTTCGGTCCGCGAAAAGGCACCGCGCGATCTGGTCACCGAAGCGGATGTCGCGGCGCAGCAAGCGATCCAAAAGATCCTGCTCTCTAATTTTCCCGACCACGGATTTGTCGGCGAGGAGGAGGGGCATGACCAGGTCTCCGCCGAGATGTTGGCCGATCCGAAACACCCGCCGATCTGGATTGTCGATCCGTTGGATGGGACCGTCAATTACGTCCATCAATTGCAGAGCTTTGCGGTTTCGATCGCGATGTACCACGCCGGTGAACTGCAGATCGGGATCGTCCACGATCCGGTAACGAGAGAGATTTTCTGGGCCCAGCGCGGCGCAGGGGCGTTTCTGAACGATTGCCCGATTCAATGCAGCCAGACCGATCGCTTGGACCAAGCGCTGCTGGCGTGCAGTTTTTCAGCAGGCACGCAGCACGATTCGGCTGAATTAGGCCGTTTTGCCGCTGCCTTGGACGGAGCGCAGTCCGTTCGGCGACTGGGATCGGCGGCGTTGAACCTATGTTATGTCGCGGCCGGTCGACTCGATGGATACTGGGCGACCTGCGTCAAACCGTGGGATGTCGCTGCGGGAGCGTTGATCGTAACCGAGGCGGGGGGGCAGATCCGTGCCCTCTCGGGCGACCGCTTTGATCCCTGGAACCCGCGATTCGCGGCAACCGCCACCGAACCACTGAACGATCAGCTCCTTCGCTGCATTGCCTAA
- a CDS encoding NfeD family protein produces the protein MMFQQSAQRIIRWVAVPTKAWCDAFLRLRRVAISLLLVAFFLVANVFSQDAQPGVVVNVGLPIDDAAQRQVESAINTLRLAATPQTGRQTIVLQFGNPGDPASGADTAFERGLQLARFLTSESATDVKTVAYVAGDVQGHAVLPVLACDQIVVAPGARLGAAGIDQAAVDPVVQLAYESIAERRRTIPIGAVRAMLNADLELARISQVDGGDLFLSGAELTALRDQGKVWKEEQLAPQGELANFVGSQMRTYRWATHEVRDLDELATALGLSQLIEPQSLSTEKSHAVLAEINGPINRRRMRRVHNNLADAIARHDLNYVLLHLNSPGGDLNESLQLGATIASFPRQGIRTAAFVDTQAIGDAALVVLAAQQVYMSPDAFLGGPGAASIDAAALDDLGEAIDQIARSTGRSPALLRGLLDRDLNVFEYRDARSGRVAYFSTAEHAARDDAPRWTRQGEVSLADGIAAEQALQLGLISGIESDLSNVCQTVGLDEIPQRLDERRIVNFVENLGRQVWLPRVLLFVGFFMLSVEMGAPGIGFPGFLALVSLMLFFWIQAAGGTAEWLEIFLFVGGVVCLAAEVLLFPGFGVFGVGGLVMLVASLILVSQTFVVPNNAYQYNQLTGNLIGVLAAIGGMLGGGLALRWMLPQLPFFRHLMMVEDEEEKQIRAENEAIVHWDHLQGQRGITTTPLVPSGKARFGEEWIAVVSDGPMIDAQRPVIVKQVYGNRVVVEELFDEGAGP, from the coding sequence ATGATGTTCCAGCAGTCCGCGCAACGAATCATTCGATGGGTTGCGGTGCCGACGAAAGCTTGGTGTGACGCATTTTTGCGTCTGCGGCGAGTTGCGATTTCGTTGTTGCTTGTTGCGTTTTTCCTCGTCGCAAACGTATTCAGCCAGGATGCGCAGCCCGGCGTGGTGGTCAACGTCGGGTTGCCGATCGACGACGCCGCCCAGCGACAGGTGGAATCGGCGATCAATACGCTTCGCCTGGCGGCCACACCGCAAACCGGACGCCAAACCATTGTCTTGCAGTTTGGCAATCCAGGGGATCCGGCTAGCGGAGCCGACACCGCATTCGAGCGTGGATTGCAGCTGGCCCGTTTCTTGACCAGCGAATCGGCAACCGATGTAAAGACCGTGGCCTATGTGGCTGGCGATGTTCAAGGGCATGCGGTATTGCCTGTGCTCGCATGCGATCAGATCGTCGTGGCGCCGGGAGCCCGATTGGGCGCGGCCGGAATCGATCAAGCCGCTGTCGATCCAGTCGTTCAATTGGCCTATGAATCGATTGCGGAACGACGGCGAACGATTCCGATCGGCGCGGTTCGAGCCATGCTGAATGCCGATTTGGAGCTGGCGCGGATCAGCCAGGTCGATGGTGGCGATCTATTCCTTTCGGGAGCGGAACTGACAGCGCTCCGCGATCAAGGAAAGGTCTGGAAAGAGGAACAACTTGCGCCCCAGGGTGAACTGGCAAACTTTGTCGGTTCGCAGATGAGGACCTATCGTTGGGCAACGCACGAAGTCCGCGATCTGGATGAACTGGCCACCGCGCTCGGATTGTCGCAATTGATCGAACCGCAATCGCTGTCCACAGAAAAATCACATGCCGTGCTGGCGGAGATCAACGGACCGATCAACCGACGCCGCATGCGTCGGGTCCACAACAACCTCGCTGACGCGATTGCGCGGCACGACTTGAATTACGTACTGCTGCATCTCAACAGTCCCGGAGGGGATTTGAACGAATCGCTGCAGTTGGGCGCGACGATTGCCAGTTTTCCAAGGCAGGGAATTCGAACGGCCGCGTTTGTCGACACGCAAGCGATCGGCGATGCCGCCTTGGTCGTGTTGGCGGCCCAGCAGGTCTACATGTCTCCAGATGCCTTCCTCGGAGGGCCGGGAGCCGCTTCGATTGACGCCGCGGCGTTGGATGATCTTGGCGAGGCGATCGACCAGATCGCACGTTCGACAGGCCGCAGTCCCGCGCTCTTGCGAGGACTGTTGGATCGAGATTTGAACGTCTTCGAATACCGGGACGCCCGCAGCGGTCGTGTTGCCTATTTTTCCACAGCGGAACATGCCGCCCGCGACGACGCACCACGCTGGACGCGGCAGGGAGAGGTTTCCCTGGCCGATGGAATCGCGGCCGAACAGGCGCTGCAGCTGGGGTTGATCTCGGGAATCGAATCCGATCTATCCAACGTTTGCCAGACCGTTGGACTCGATGAAATTCCCCAACGATTGGACGAACGGCGGATCGTGAATTTTGTTGAGAACCTAGGCCGTCAGGTTTGGTTGCCTCGCGTGCTGTTGTTTGTGGGATTCTTCATGTTGTCGGTCGAGATGGGCGCACCGGGGATCGGATTCCCCGGGTTCCTCGCACTGGTCAGCCTGATGCTGTTCTTTTGGATCCAAGCCGCTGGCGGAACCGCGGAATGGTTGGAGATCTTTTTGTTTGTCGGAGGCGTGGTCTGTCTGGCGGCAGAGGTGTTGCTGTTTCCCGGCTTTGGTGTGTTTGGCGTCGGCGGTTTGGTAATGCTGGTGGCCAGCCTGATCCTTGTCAGCCAAACCTTTGTGGTGCCAAACAATGCGTATCAATACAACCAATTGACCGGCAACTTGATCGGCGTGTTAGCGGCGATCGGCGGGATGTTGGGGGGCGGCCTGGCGCTTCGTTGGATGCTGCCTCAGCTACCCTTCTTCCGCCATCTAATGATGGTCGAAGACGAAGAGGAGAAGCAGATTCGGGCCGAAAACGAAGCGATCGTGCATTGGGATCATTTGCAGGGCCAGCGAGGAATAACGACGACACCGTTGGTCCCCTCGGGAAAAGCGCGGTTCGGCGAGGAATGGATCGCTGTGGTCAGCGATGGGCCAATGATCGATGCCCAGCGACCGGTGATCGTAAAACAGGTCTACGGGAATCGCGTCGTCGTCGAAGAGCTGTTCGACGAGGGAGCCGGCCCATAG
- a CDS encoding tetratricopeptide repeat protein, whose translation MMIWITNSRYRIGLVYLLIAANAALVGCNNEAEIVRQARRKQKQQLANEAATVDHLNEAAGYISRMVELDPQAATRQINYHLNAWLEASPPKVDRQLSPLAAQRKQLFPDEFDAVRPDSDTFLPGDIAYFRRCYLLSRIANWAGDRPLHDPLLAAWFADADSGLDAKQVQTLEKASRLFDWTLRNIQLQPMQFPANPPRVGPNELPAGLIVDGPGYRQTLEECLWRGTGDGLQRSRVFMALCQQAGIDCCMLAIKQPDRENVVPWLVGVRSEQQIFLFDAMLGTYVPGPGQQGIATLADAKSDPSVLRRMKIAGLFDYPVDPSWLKKVVAFVDVPSEAFCWRMQALQRGLTGDARMRLSYDPETFESLKALDSIDDVEAWSIDALARRYQFAMQRAMADDLKVLIDQQMRWGMLAPNFPLAKARWNHLTGAFDGGEQDGARIQYMNLRIPDTDIENLPYDVNLQVQLNARRQPGQPQEAYDQQLRIIQAQYRQAKQAATFWLALIQFEDSRYENAATWQQKRVLGRDIQSPWASSARYNVARALEHLDRDKEAIEYYKTQRDPQEHGNRIRARLLSREADE comes from the coding sequence ATGATGATCTGGATCACAAACTCTCGTTACCGCATTGGCTTGGTCTACCTTTTGATCGCTGCCAATGCGGCTCTTGTCGGCTGCAACAACGAAGCGGAGATCGTCCGCCAAGCGCGGCGCAAACAAAAGCAGCAGCTGGCGAACGAAGCGGCCACCGTCGACCACTTGAACGAGGCGGCTGGCTATATCAGCCGGATGGTCGAACTCGATCCGCAAGCGGCGACGCGCCAGATCAATTACCATCTGAACGCTTGGTTGGAAGCTTCGCCGCCGAAGGTCGATCGCCAGCTCTCCCCGTTGGCTGCGCAGCGGAAGCAGTTGTTTCCCGACGAATTCGACGCGGTGCGTCCCGATTCGGACACCTTCCTGCCAGGCGACATCGCTTATTTTCGCCGCTGTTATCTGCTCAGCCGAATTGCCAATTGGGCGGGCGACCGACCACTACACGACCCGCTGCTGGCGGCTTGGTTCGCCGACGCAGACTCGGGACTCGACGCCAAACAAGTGCAAACGCTTGAGAAGGCCTCTCGACTGTTCGATTGGACGCTTCGCAACATTCAATTGCAGCCGATGCAATTTCCCGCCAACCCGCCCCGCGTCGGGCCCAATGAATTGCCCGCCGGGTTAATTGTCGATGGCCCCGGCTATCGGCAAACGCTGGAAGAATGTTTGTGGCGGGGCACCGGCGATGGCTTGCAGCGATCGCGTGTCTTCATGGCGTTGTGCCAACAAGCGGGAATCGATTGCTGCATGTTGGCGATCAAGCAACCCGATCGCGAGAATGTCGTGCCGTGGTTGGTCGGCGTCCGCAGTGAACAGCAGATCTTTCTTTTCGACGCGATGCTTGGAACGTATGTCCCCGGACCGGGACAACAAGGAATCGCGACCTTGGCGGATGCTAAATCCGATCCGTCGGTTTTGCGGCGGATGAAAATTGCGGGACTTTTTGACTATCCGGTCGATCCGTCTTGGTTGAAGAAGGTCGTCGCTTTCGTCGACGTTCCCAGCGAGGCGTTTTGTTGGCGGATGCAGGCCTTGCAGCGGGGGCTGACCGGCGACGCGCGGATGCGGTTGAGTTACGATCCAGAGACCTTTGAATCGTTGAAGGCGCTCGATTCGATCGATGATGTGGAAGCATGGTCGATCGATGCGTTGGCACGGCGTTATCAGTTTGCCATGCAGCGCGCGATGGCCGACGATCTGAAGGTCCTCATCGACCAACAGATGCGTTGGGGAATGTTGGCACCCAATTTCCCGCTTGCCAAGGCGCGCTGGAATCATCTGACCGGTGCCTTTGATGGCGGCGAACAGGACGGAGCGCGGATTCAGTACATGAACCTGCGGATCCCGGATACCGACATCGAAAACCTACCCTACGACGTGAACCTGCAAGTGCAACTGAACGCTCGCCGCCAACCCGGCCAGCCTCAGGAAGCGTACGACCAGCAGTTGCGAATCATCCAGGCTCAATATCGCCAAGCCAAACAGGCGGCAACGTTTTGGTTGGCTTTGATCCAGTTCGAAGACTCGCGCTACGAAAACGCAGCGACCTGGCAGCAGAAACGCGTCTTGGGCCGCGACATCCAGTCCCCTTGGGCGTCATCGGCTCGTTACAATGTGGCACGCGCGCTGGAGCATCTCGATCGTGATAAAGAAGCGATCGAATACTACAAGACACAACGAGATCCTCAAGAACATGGAAACCGTATTCGCGCTCGATTGCTGTCGCGCGAAGCGGATGAATGA
- the kdsA gene encoding 3-deoxy-8-phosphooctulonate synthase, translating into MHQDGITPAKIGNYTCGPGNPLLLIAGPCVLETRDAAIEIGLRLRDISQEHGASIVFKASFDKANRTSLSSYRGPGLEAGLEILQAVGEATGLPVTTDIHVPEQAEAAGRVCDLLQIPAFLARQTDLLVAAAETGKAINVKKGQFMAPGDMRYVVEKLRESGSENILLCERGTFFGYGRLVNDMRSIPEMHALGVPVVFDATHSVQQPGGLGGATGGNRAMVEPLARAAVAIGTDALFFETHPDPDKSPSDGPNMVPLDQFSGLVGRMLAIRRGLEAL; encoded by the coding sequence ATGCATCAGGATGGCATAACCCCGGCAAAAATCGGCAATTACACGTGTGGCCCCGGCAATCCATTGCTGTTGATTGCCGGCCCGTGCGTTCTGGAGACGCGCGACGCCGCGATCGAGATCGGTTTGCGGTTGCGCGATATCAGCCAAGAGCACGGTGCCTCGATCGTCTTTAAAGCTTCGTTTGATAAGGCGAACCGGACCAGCTTGAGCAGCTACCGCGGGCCGGGGCTCGAAGCGGGCCTCGAGATTTTGCAAGCCGTTGGCGAGGCGACTGGCCTGCCAGTGACCACCGATATCCATGTGCCGGAACAAGCCGAGGCGGCCGGGCGGGTTTGCGATCTGCTACAAATCCCCGCGTTTCTCGCACGTCAGACCGATCTGTTGGTCGCGGCAGCCGAAACGGGCAAGGCGATCAACGTGAAGAAGGGGCAATTTATGGCTCCCGGCGACATGCGATACGTCGTCGAAAAGCTGCGGGAGAGCGGATCCGAAAACATCCTGCTGTGCGAGCGGGGAACGTTTTTCGGTTACGGACGCCTTGTCAACGACATGCGTTCGATTCCGGAGATGCATGCGTTGGGCGTCCCTGTCGTTTTTGACGCAACGCACAGCGTCCAACAGCCGGGTGGTTTAGGTGGCGCAACGGGTGGGAATCGCGCGATGGTTGAACCTTTAGCTCGGGCTGCCGTAGCAATAGGAACCGACGCGTTATTCTTTGAAACCCACCCCGACCCCGATAAATCACCGAGCGATGGTCCGAACATGGTTCCGCTGGATCAGTTTTCGGGATTGGTGGGCCGGATGCTTGCAATCCGCCGGGGTCTTGAGGCCCTATAA
- a CDS encoding Dabb family protein translates to MKFAHCVFFTLNDKSDVQCESLIAAGLKYLKPHDGIVSYSMGRREPEMQRPVNDQEFDVCLAIVFADRAAHDAYQVSDPHNEFIAEQKENWKQVRVFDSNVA, encoded by the coding sequence ATGAAGTTTGCACATTGTGTTTTTTTTACGCTGAACGATAAGTCCGATGTGCAATGCGAATCGTTGATCGCCGCGGGATTAAAGTATCTCAAGCCCCACGATGGCATCGTCAGCTATTCGATGGGGCGTCGCGAACCGGAGATGCAACGCCCGGTCAACGACCAGGAGTTCGATGTTTGTTTGGCGATCGTGTTTGCCGACCGCGCAGCGCACGATGCCTACCAAGTGTCCGACCCGCACAACGAATTCATCGCCGAACAAAAAGAGAACTGGAAACAGGTTCGCGTCTTCGATTCCAACGTCGCTTAG
- a CDS encoding FHA domain-containing protein: MDDIGKVKRYGMLEPSSGGDPVPLLKERLTVGRRDSCDICLKFANISGQHCRLTLENGYWFARDMDSRNGTKVNGSRILRKRLDPGSVISFAKHEYTIEYNPQDLGAFGPPPPDEDQLSDVLRRSLMDRAGMNRRSESNRFKNEQHDDLDF; encoded by the coding sequence ATGGACGATATTGGCAAAGTTAAACGTTACGGGATGCTCGAACCCTCCAGCGGCGGCGATCCGGTGCCGTTGTTAAAGGAGCGATTGACGGTCGGACGCCGCGATTCGTGCGACATCTGTTTGAAGTTCGCAAATATTTCGGGGCAGCATTGTCGGCTGACGCTCGAGAATGGATACTGGTTCGCTCGCGATATGGACAGCCGCAACGGCACCAAGGTCAACGGCAGCCGGATCTTGCGCAAACGACTCGATCCCGGATCGGTGATCTCGTTTGCCAAGCACGAATACACCATCGAATACAACCCGCAGGACCTGGGGGCGTTTGGCCCACCACCGCCGGACGAAGACCAATTGTCCGACGTTCTGCGACGTTCGTTGATGGACCGCGCCGGCATGAACCGCCGCAGCGAGTCGAATCGCTTCAAGAACGAACAGCACGACGACCTCGATTTTTAA
- a CDS encoding TIGR01212 family radical SAM protein (This family includes YhcC from E. coli K-12, an uncharacterized radical SAM protein.) codes for MQSSIPPGHDHFDWRLDGAFYFPYSAYLRNRFGGRVQRVSINAGFTCPNADGTLAKGGCNFCNNPSFSPSRRTRRYEIREQIDRGIEALKRRYTNIKGFIAYFQPATNTYADVDHLRALYEESLSHPEVVGLAIGTRPDCVGEDVLDLISELAQQRYVSVEYGMQTIHAESLDWMNRAHYHDSMIDAVERSRGRGFEISGHVILGIPRESHADMMETAVEVARLNLDAVKIHNLYAVKNTRLGDEVAAGEVELMPRDEYVQTVVDFIERLPETMIIERVSGEAPPAYLIAPEWCLQKSSLRHAIEQEFKQRGTRQGSRYVASP; via the coding sequence ATGCAATCCTCAATTCCGCCGGGGCACGATCACTTCGATTGGCGGCTCGATGGTGCGTTCTATTTCCCTTATAGCGCCTATTTGCGGAATCGCTTCGGCGGTCGCGTTCAACGGGTCAGCATCAACGCCGGTTTCACTTGCCCCAACGCCGACGGAACGCTTGCCAAAGGGGGCTGCAATTTCTGCAACAACCCTTCGTTCAGTCCCAGCCGGCGGACGCGGCGGTACGAGATTCGTGAACAGATCGATCGCGGGATCGAAGCCCTAAAGCGGCGATACACCAACATCAAGGGTTTCATCGCCTACTTCCAGCCCGCTACGAACACCTACGCCGACGTCGACCATCTGCGCGCGTTGTACGAGGAATCGCTGTCGCATCCGGAAGTGGTCGGCCTGGCGATCGGCACCCGTCCCGACTGCGTTGGCGAGGATGTGTTGGATCTGATCAGCGAATTGGCTCAGCAGCGGTACGTCTCGGTCGAATACGGCATGCAGACGATCCATGCGGAGAGTCTCGATTGGATGAACCGCGCCCACTACCACGACTCGATGATCGATGCGGTCGAGCGAAGCCGCGGCCGCGGGTTCGAGATCAGCGGTCATGTGATCCTGGGTATCCCACGCGAATCGCACGCCGACATGATGGAGACCGCCGTCGAAGTCGCCCGGCTGAACCTCGACGCCGTCAAAATCCATAACCTCTACGCCGTCAAAAATACGCGTCTGGGGGATGAAGTCGCTGCGGGGGAGGTGGAATTGATGCCCCGGGACGAATACGTCCAAACAGTCGTCGATTTCATCGAACGCCTGCCCGAAACGATGATCATCGAACGGGTCAGCGGCGAAGCCCCGCCGGCCTACCTGATCGCTCCGGAATGGTGCTTGCAGAAGTCGAGTCTGCGACATGCGATCGAGCAGGAATTCAAGCAGCGTGGCACGCGGCAAGGCAGTCGCTACGTGGCGTCGCCCTAG
- a CDS encoding peroxiredoxin-like family protein, which yields MSSLRAQTEAKFANTRKNNPAFAKQVDEILSSAEAFQSGSLAIETGQPAPDFELPNPQGETVSLSGLLSKGPVVVTFYRGSWCPYCNLQLRAMQQRLADIHSVGAELVAISPQLPDQSMTHAEQVALEFPVLSDQDARVAAQYGVAWQVPDLILDHMRNDRKLDLAEINGGNGSVLPIPATFVLNRDGKVAWRFVDVDYRKRAEPDDVLAALQELS from the coding sequence ATGTCCAGCCTTCGAGCACAAACCGAGGCAAAGTTTGCGAACACACGGAAGAACAATCCAGCGTTCGCAAAGCAAGTCGATGAGATTCTGTCGTCTGCCGAAGCATTCCAATCGGGTTCCCTGGCGATCGAAACCGGACAGCCGGCTCCCGACTTTGAGCTTCCCAATCCGCAAGGGGAAACGGTCTCGTTGTCCGGCTTGCTGTCGAAGGGCCCGGTCGTCGTGACGTTCTATCGCGGAAGCTGGTGTCCGTATTGCAATCTGCAATTGCGAGCGATGCAGCAGCGGTTGGCGGACATTCATTCGGTCGGAGCCGAACTGGTTGCGATCAGTCCGCAATTGCCCGATCAATCGATGACGCATGCCGAACAAGTGGCGTTGGAGTTCCCTGTTCTTTCCGACCAGGACGCTCGCGTCGCAGCTCAGTACGGTGTCGCTTGGCAGGTCCCCGATCTGATCCTGGATCACATGCGGAACGATCGCAAGCTTGATCTGGCAGAGATTAACGGCGGCAACGGCAGCGTGTTGCCCATCCCGGCAACCTTTGTGCTGAACCGCGATGGAAAGGTGGCTTGGCGGTTCGTCGATGTTGACTATCGCAAACGTGCGGAACCCGATGACGTCCTGGCGGCGCTGCAGGAGCTCTCATGA
- a CDS encoding c-type cytochrome, which yields MKLHALTLGIVLFVLTSTATAADPKPPRLFLDKSERVVMFQLNRLSNEQLVMVPRATDDPKYKPVFATILTRGGLSRQDRQQAAEGLAVLNGTSPATELLAAISGLDESDSEEKEVGRQLAAMLLAQSTADLAAQKQALIDAVASDSAMLRAVGYAGLIAGDQSDQAWELATASSNSKLDYLDSISLLPKPKLRSSQRAHVIELFEQSNEKQMRRAAIGALRSIPADQADTFRRVAKTIAEKPLVAEAVSTLLKVPADDRDPSIAQQVVAKLMQLAEATPAADRTKPAFLNAMQLVDQLIGLMPVDQARDVRKRLSEIAVRVVQIHAVEEEMRYDVPYFVVQAGSEVQVVLVNEDLMPHNLVITTPGDLKEVAELGSAMDSTPGPSGKMHVPDSDKVLHSTSMVGAHQREALTFTAPEQPGEYPYVCTFPRHWMRMYGVMVVVEDLDLWLKNPVEPKDPIGNDRAFIKSWTVDDFKQDLDLALRGRSPEIGKRIFTEASCAQCHKMQGEGGAVGPDLTDVVARWKGDRLGVLQEILDPSHKIDPKYVVHVVLTLDGKAISGIVVEEDKKTISLLANPESKEPTVIDRDDIDIMNKSSQSMMPKALMDRFTQDEIYELMSYLESAEAAKP from the coding sequence ATGAAGCTTCACGCGCTGACTCTCGGCATCGTCCTGTTTGTCCTTACATCGACCGCGACGGCAGCCGATCCCAAGCCGCCTCGGCTCTTCCTCGATAAGAGCGAGCGGGTGGTGATGTTCCAACTCAATCGGCTCTCCAACGAGCAATTGGTGATGGTCCCTCGCGCCACCGACGATCCCAAATACAAACCTGTCTTCGCCACGATCCTGACTCGCGGTGGCCTGTCTCGACAGGACCGCCAACAAGCCGCCGAAGGATTGGCGGTGCTCAACGGTACCAGCCCGGCGACCGAACTGCTCGCTGCGATCTCGGGGCTCGATGAAAGCGATTCCGAAGAGAAAGAAGTCGGCCGCCAGTTGGCCGCGATGCTGCTGGCTCAGTCGACCGCAGACCTGGCGGCTCAAAAGCAAGCCTTGATCGACGCGGTCGCTTCCGATTCGGCGATGCTTCGCGCCGTCGGATACGCCGGTCTGATCGCGGGAGATCAATCGGATCAGGCATGGGAACTGGCAACCGCCAGCTCGAACAGCAAGCTCGACTATTTAGATTCGATTTCGCTGCTACCCAAACCTAAGCTGCGATCGTCGCAGCGAGCGCATGTGATCGAACTGTTTGAGCAATCAAATGAGAAGCAAATGCGTCGCGCTGCGATCGGTGCGCTCCGCAGCATTCCGGCCGACCAAGCCGACACGTTTCGCCGCGTTGCAAAAACGATCGCCGAAAAGCCGCTGGTCGCCGAAGCGGTCTCGACGCTATTAAAGGTCCCCGCTGACGACCGCGATCCCTCGATCGCTCAACAAGTCGTCGCCAAGCTGATGCAGCTGGCCGAAGCAACCCCCGCCGCCGATCGGACCAAGCCCGCTTTTTTGAACGCGATGCAATTGGTCGATCAATTGATCGGCCTGATGCCGGTCGACCAGGCGCGCGACGTCCGCAAGCGACTCAGTGAAATCGCCGTCCGCGTCGTCCAGATCCACGCGGTGGAAGAGGAGATGCGATACGACGTTCCCTATTTCGTCGTTCAAGCGGGGAGCGAGGTGCAGGTCGTTTTGGTCAACGAAGACCTGATGCCGCACAACCTGGTGATCACCACGCCGGGCGACTTGAAAGAGGTTGCGGAGCTTGGTTCGGCCATGGATTCGACTCCCGGGCCGTCCGGAAAAATGCACGTTCCCGACAGCGACAAAGTGCTGCATTCGACATCGATGGTCGGAGCGCACCAGCGCGAGGCGCTGACCTTCACCGCGCCGGAGCAGCCGGGGGAATATCCTTATGTCTGCACTTTTCCTCGTCACTGGATGCGGATGTACGGCGTGATGGTCGTGGTCGAAGATCTCGATCTGTGGCTGAAGAATCCCGTCGAACCGAAGGATCCGATCGGCAACGATCGGGCGTTTATCAAGAGTTGGACGGTCGATGATTTTAAGCAGGATCTCGACCTCGCACTCCGCGGTCGGTCCCCAGAGATCGGCAAGCGAATCTTCACCGAAGCCAGCTGTGCACAGTGCCACAAGATGCAAGGCGAAGGGGGGGCGGTCGGTCCCGACCTGACCGACGTCGTCGCGCGTTGGAAGGGAGACCGGTTGGGCGTCTTGCAGGAGATCCTCGATCCTTCGCACAAGATCGACCCCAAATATGTCGTCCACGTCGTCCTGACCCTCGATGGCAAAGCGATCTCGGGAATCGTCGTCGAAGAGGACAAGAAGACGATCTCGCTGTTGGCCAATCCCGAATCGAAAGAGCCGACGGTGATCGATCGCGACGACATCGACATCATGAACAAATCATCGCAGTCGATGATGCCCAAGGCGCTGATGGATCGCTTCACTCAAGACGAGATCTACGAACTGATGTCCTACCTCGAATCGGCCGAAGCGGCGAAGCCATAG
- a CDS encoding RNA polymerase sigma factor, with protein MSDIDPISEQVRECADRIAESGAAALSGLYDLTSSRLVRFATTITRNQHDAEDAVQSALVKVADNPRTLRRAERPWPYLLQMVRNESLLILRRKKRWRFATGILDLLTRCPVDELEQEETYRLVWTAMRRLPPKQSEVVALKIWENFTFAQIGEVLMISPATAASRYRYGIAKLEIELRGDEVEERR; from the coding sequence ATGAGTGACATCGACCCCATTTCCGAGCAGGTTCGCGAATGTGCTGACCGCATCGCTGAAAGCGGTGCTGCGGCGCTCTCGGGGCTCTACGATTTGACCTCCAGCCGGTTGGTTCGGTTTGCCACAACGATCACTCGCAACCAACACGATGCCGAAGATGCGGTGCAGTCGGCGCTCGTCAAAGTGGCCGACAACCCGCGGACGCTTCGCCGCGCCGAACGTCCCTGGCCTTACCTGTTGCAGATGGTTCGCAACGAGTCGTTGCTGATTTTGCGACGCAAGAAACGCTGGCGGTTCGCAACGGGGATCCTGGATCTGTTGACTCGATGTCCGGTCGATGAATTGGAACAGGAGGAGACGTATCGGCTGGTTTGGACGGCGATGCGCCGTTTGCCACCGAAACAAAGCGAAGTCGTTGCCCTGAAAATTTGGGAGAACTTTACTTTTGCACAGATCGGCGAGGTCTTGATGATCTCGCCGGCGACCGCAGCAAGTCGATACCGCTATGGAATCGCCAAGCTGGAGATCGAGTTGCGGGGTGACGAAGTGGAGGAGCGGCGATGA